A portion of the Rhodococcus pseudokoreensis genome contains these proteins:
- the nuoF gene encoding NADH-quinone oxidoreductase subunit NuoF, with translation MPLTPVLSRYWDEPESWTLDTYRRHDGYEGLQKALRMDPDEVISTIKEAGLRGRGGAGFPTGMKWSFIPQGDDKPHYLVVNADESEPGTCKDMPLMLATPHALVEGVIIAAYAIRAGHAFIYVRGEVVPVLRRLQSAVAEAYAAGYLGKNILGTGFDLELVVHAGAGAYICGEETALLDSLEGRRGQPRLRPPFPAVAGLYASPTVVNNVESIASVPPIIVNGIEWFRSMGSEKSPGFTLYSLSGHVTTPGQYEAPLGITLRELLEYAGGVRAGHRLKFWTPGGSSTPIFTDEHLDVALDYEGVGAAGSMLGTKALQIFDETTCVVRAVLRWTEFYAHESCGKCTPCREGTYWLVQILERLERGEGTDADLQKLLDIADNILGKSFCALGDGAASPIMSSIKYFRDEYLAHFEQGGCPFDPHQSTLMAGVDA, from the coding sequence ATGCCGCTGACCCCGGTCCTGAGCCGCTACTGGGACGAACCCGAATCCTGGACCCTCGACACGTACCGTCGCCACGACGGGTACGAGGGCCTGCAGAAGGCGCTGCGCATGGACCCGGACGAGGTGATCTCGACGATCAAGGAGGCCGGACTGCGCGGCCGCGGCGGTGCCGGGTTCCCGACCGGCATGAAGTGGTCGTTCATCCCGCAGGGCGACGACAAGCCGCATTACCTCGTGGTCAACGCGGACGAGTCCGAACCGGGTACCTGCAAGGACATGCCCCTCATGCTGGCAACGCCGCACGCGCTCGTGGAGGGCGTCATCATCGCGGCGTACGCGATCCGCGCCGGGCATGCCTTCATCTACGTGCGCGGCGAGGTGGTGCCGGTGCTGCGCCGGTTGCAGTCCGCGGTCGCGGAGGCGTATGCGGCGGGCTACCTGGGCAAGAACATCCTGGGCACCGGGTTCGACCTCGAGTTGGTCGTGCACGCGGGTGCCGGGGCGTACATCTGCGGCGAGGAGACGGCGCTGCTCGACTCGCTGGAGGGGCGCCGCGGCCAGCCCCGGCTGCGTCCGCCGTTCCCCGCGGTGGCCGGTCTCTACGCGTCCCCGACCGTCGTCAACAACGTCGAATCGATCGCGAGCGTCCCACCGATCATCGTGAACGGCATCGAGTGGTTCCGGTCGATGGGCAGCGAGAAGTCGCCCGGGTTCACCCTCTACTCCCTGTCCGGGCACGTGACCACACCCGGACAATACGAGGCACCGCTGGGAATCACGTTGCGGGAGTTACTCGAATACGCGGGCGGAGTCCGCGCCGGGCACCGGTTGAAGTTCTGGACGCCGGGCGGTTCCTCGACGCCGATCTTCACCGACGAGCACCTCGACGTCGCCCTCGACTACGAGGGGGTCGGCGCCGCCGGGTCGATGCTGGGCACGAAGGCCCTTCAGATCTTCGACGAGACCACATGCGTGGTGCGTGCCGTGCTCCGCTGGACCGAGTTCTACGCGCACGAGTCGTGCGGCAAGTGCACGCCCTGCCGGGAGGGCACGTATTGGCTGGTGCAGATCCTGGAGCGGCTCGAGCGGGGGGAGGGGACCGATGCGGATCTGCAGAAGTTGCTCGACATCGCGGACAACATCCTCGGCAAGTCGTTCTGCGCTCTCGGTGACGGTGCGGCGAGCCCGATCATGTCTTCCATCAAGTACTTCCGCGACGAGTATCTCGCGCACTTCGAGCAGGGTGGCTGCCCGTTCGACCCGCATCAGTCCACCCTCATGGCTGGAGTGGACGCATGA
- the nuoE gene encoding NADH-quinone oxidoreductase subunit NuoE, whose amino-acid sequence MTERTAPAQPPVFIEFGPRPEENGRLVRPGAREEYPPEIRARLDADADVVVARYPNSRSALLPLLHLVQAEDGCITPAGVELCAGRLGLTGAEVAAVATFYSMYRREPTGDYYVGVCTNTLCAVMGGDAILAALEEHLDLPPGGTTADGKVTLEHIECNAACDYAPVVMVNWEFFDNQTPESARSLVDSLRSGDRVTPSRGATLCTFRETARILAGFPDERPGALEEGVAGEPTLAGLRVARERGMTAPDPAETSLVPEPQSRDTEAVAAESTKDEPAPAPSATVPPNRSTSETNPAATDPGRKGD is encoded by the coding sequence ATGACCGAGCGAACCGCACCGGCGCAACCACCCGTTTTCATCGAGTTCGGGCCGAGGCCGGAGGAGAACGGACGGCTGGTGCGGCCGGGTGCGCGGGAGGAATATCCGCCGGAGATCCGGGCGCGGCTCGACGCCGACGCCGATGTCGTCGTCGCGCGTTACCCGAATTCGAGGTCCGCGCTGCTGCCGCTGTTGCATCTGGTTCAGGCGGAGGACGGGTGCATCACGCCGGCGGGCGTCGAACTCTGTGCCGGCCGGCTCGGGTTGACCGGCGCCGAGGTGGCCGCGGTGGCGACGTTCTATTCGATGTACCGGCGCGAGCCGACGGGCGACTACTACGTGGGGGTGTGCACCAACACTTTGTGCGCGGTCATGGGCGGCGATGCGATCCTCGCCGCGCTGGAGGAGCATCTCGATCTGCCGCCCGGTGGCACGACCGCGGACGGCAAGGTCACGCTGGAGCACATCGAGTGCAATGCGGCGTGCGATTACGCCCCGGTGGTGATGGTGAACTGGGAGTTCTTCGACAATCAGACCCCGGAGTCGGCCCGTTCGCTCGTCGATTCCCTGCGGTCGGGGGACCGGGTGACGCCGAGCCGTGGCGCGACGCTGTGCACGTTCCGGGAGACCGCCCGCATTCTCGCCGGGTTCCCCGACGAGCGTCCCGGTGCGCTCGAGGAGGGCGTCGCCGGTGAACCGACATTGGCCGGCCTGCGCGTTGCGCGGGAGCGGGGGATGACGGCGCCGGATCCGGCGGAGACGTCCCTCGTCCCGGAGCCGCAGTCGCGGGACACCGAGGCGGTGGCGGCGGAATCCACGAAGGACGAGCCGGCACCTGCCCCGTCGGCGACGGTGCCTCCGAATCGGTCCACCTCCGAAACGAACCCGGCCGCCACCGACCCCGGACGGAAGGGAGACTGA
- the nuoD gene encoding NADH dehydrogenase (quinone) subunit D has protein sequence MSEDTVFTVAGQDWDEVVDAVRAASEDAGSGSGEERIVVNMGPQHPSTHGVLRLILEIEGETVTEARCGIGYLHTGIEKNLEYRTWTQGVTFVTRMDYLSPFFNETAYCLGVEKLLDITEQVPERASVIRVMLMELNRISSHLVALATGGMELGAVTAMLFGFRERELVLDVFEFITGLRMNHAYIRPGGLSQDLPEGAVEKVRELLTVMPERLRDMENLLNDNRIWKGRTKGIGYLDLTGCMALGVTGPMLRATGLPHDLRKSQPYCGYENYEFDVSTDTGCDAYGRYLIRVDEMKESLKIVEQCLDKLRPGPIMAEDKKIAWPADLTLGPDGLGNSPEHVREIMDSSMESLIHHFKLVTEGFRVPPGQVYVAVESPRGELGVHMVSDGGTRPFRVHFRDPSFTNLQSVAATCEGGMVADVIAAVASIDPVMGGVDR, from the coding sequence ATGAGCGAGGACACGGTTTTCACGGTCGCCGGTCAGGACTGGGACGAGGTTGTCGATGCGGTGAGGGCGGCGTCGGAGGATGCCGGTTCGGGGAGCGGCGAGGAGCGCATCGTCGTGAATATGGGTCCGCAGCATCCGTCGACGCACGGGGTGTTGCGGCTCATCCTGGAGATCGAGGGTGAGACGGTCACGGAGGCCCGGTGCGGTATCGGTTATCTGCATACGGGGATCGAGAAGAATCTGGAGTACCGCACCTGGACGCAGGGTGTGACGTTTGTGACGCGGATGGATTATCTGTCGCCGTTTTTCAACGAGACGGCGTATTGCCTGGGTGTGGAGAAGTTGCTCGACATCACGGAGCAGGTGCCGGAGCGGGCGAGTGTCATCCGGGTGATGTTGATGGAGCTGAACCGCATTTCCTCGCATCTGGTGGCGCTGGCCACGGGTGGGATGGAGTTGGGCGCGGTGACGGCGATGCTGTTCGGTTTCCGGGAGCGTGAGTTGGTCCTGGACGTGTTCGAGTTCATCACGGGATTGCGCATGAACCACGCGTATATCCGGCCGGGCGGTTTGTCGCAGGATCTGCCGGAGGGGGCGGTGGAGAAGGTCCGCGAGTTGCTGACGGTAATGCCGGAGCGGTTGCGGGACATGGAAAATCTGCTGAACGACAACCGCATCTGGAAGGGCCGCACCAAGGGCATCGGGTATCTCGACCTCACGGGGTGCATGGCGCTGGGGGTGACGGGTCCGATGCTGCGTGCGACGGGTCTGCCACACGATCTGCGGAAGTCGCAGCCGTATTGCGGGTACGAGAATTACGAGTTCGACGTCAGCACCGACACCGGGTGCGACGCGTACGGCCGTTACCTGATCCGGGTCGACGAGATGAAGGAGTCGCTGAAGATCGTCGAGCAGTGTCTCGACAAGTTGCGGCCGGGGCCGATCATGGCGGAAGACAAGAAGATCGCGTGGCCTGCGGATCTGACGTTGGGCCCGGATGGTCTGGGTAATTCGCCGGAGCATGTCCGCGAGATCATGGATTCGTCGATGGAATCGCTGATCCATCATTTCAAGTTGGTGACGGAGGGTTTCCGGGTGCCGCCGGGCCAGGTGTATGTGGCGGTGGAGTCGCCGCGGGGCGAGCTCGGGGTGCACATGGTCAGCGACGGTGGCACGCGCCCGTTCCGGGTGCATTTCCGCGATCCGTCGTTCACGAATCTGCAGTCGGTGGCGGCCACGTGTGAAGGCGGCATGGTGGCGGATGTGATTGCCGCGGTCGCGAGCATCGATCCCGTCATGGGGGGAGTGGATCGATGA
- a CDS encoding NADH-quinone oxidoreductase subunit C produces MSDEGRPHDKAPAHASEASHVTEQIGVRKGLFGVRGSGDTSGYGRLVRPVLLPGSTPRPFGGYFDEVADGLGAALAESGVGFEVAVESVVVFRGEVTFGVRREFLVPVARALRDEPDLRFEMCLGVNGVHFPQDAGRELHAVYPLLSITHNRRIRLEVAVPDGDPHIPSLYDVYPTNDWHERETYDFFGIVFDGHPSLTRIEMPDDWPGHPQRKDYPLGGIPVEYKGAEIAPPDERRGYN; encoded by the coding sequence GTGAGTGACGAGGGAAGACCGCACGATAAAGCTCCGGCACACGCGAGCGAAGCGAGCCATGTTACAGAGCAGATCGGTGTGCGTAAGGGTTTGTTCGGGGTGCGGGGTAGTGGGGATACGTCGGGGTATGGGCGGTTGGTGCGTCCGGTGTTGTTGCCGGGGAGTACGCCGCGGCCGTTCGGCGGGTATTTCGACGAGGTGGCGGATGGGTTGGGGGCGGCGCTGGCGGAGTCGGGGGTGGGCTTCGAGGTGGCGGTGGAGTCGGTGGTGGTGTTTCGGGGTGAGGTGACGTTCGGTGTGCGGCGCGAGTTCTTGGTGCCGGTGGCGCGTGCGTTGCGGGATGAGCCGGATCTGCGGTTCGAGATGTGTCTGGGTGTGAATGGTGTGCATTTCCCGCAGGATGCGGGCCGGGAGTTGCATGCGGTGTATCCGTTGTTGTCGATTACGCACAATCGGCGGATCCGTCTGGAGGTGGCGGTGCCGGATGGGGATCCGCATATTCCGTCGTTGTATGACGTGTATCCGACGAATGATTGGCACGAGCGGGAGACGTACGACTTTTTCGGGATCGTGTTCGACGGGCATCCGTCGTTGACGCGGATCGAGATGCCGGATGACTGGCCGGGTCATCCGCAGCGGAAGGACTATCCGCTCGGCGGTATTCCCGTCGAGTACAAGGGCGCGGAGATCGCGCCGCCGGACGAGCGGCGGGGGTACAACTGA
- a CDS encoding NuoB/complex I 20 kDa subunit family protein, producing the protein MGIEEKLPSGFLLTTVEGLAGYVRKGSLWPASFGLACCAIEMMATAGGRFDIARFGMEAFRASPRQADLMIVAGRVSQKMAPVLRQIYDQMVEPKWVLAMGVCASSGGMFNNYAIVQGVDHVVPVDIYLPGCPPRPEMLLNAILTLHEKIQQMPLGVHREEVARAAEQAALAATPTFQMKGLLR; encoded by the coding sequence ATGGGCATCGAGGAGAAGCTGCCGAGCGGCTTCCTGCTGACCACGGTCGAGGGGCTTGCGGGTTACGTCCGCAAGGGCTCGCTGTGGCCCGCCAGTTTCGGGCTCGCGTGTTGTGCGATCGAGATGATGGCCACCGCAGGCGGCCGCTTCGACATCGCGCGCTTCGGCATGGAGGCGTTCCGTGCTTCACCGCGGCAGGCCGATCTGATGATCGTCGCAGGCCGGGTGAGCCAGAAGATGGCGCCGGTGCTGCGGCAGATCTATGACCAGATGGTGGAGCCGAAGTGGGTGCTGGCGATGGGCGTCTGCGCGTCGTCGGGTGGGATGTTCAACAACTACGCGATCGTGCAGGGTGTCGACCACGTCGTGCCTGTCGACATCTATCTACCGGGGTGCCCGCCGAGGCCCGAGATGCTGCTGAACGCGATCCTCACGTTGCACGAGAAGATCCAGCAGATGCCGCTCGGTGTGCACCGGGAGGAGGTGGCGCGTGCGGCGGAGCAGGCCGCGCTGGCTGCCACTCCCACCTTCCAGATGAAGGGCCTGCTCCGGTGA
- a CDS encoding NADH-quinone oxidoreductase subunit A yields MNVYVPILVLGAIAVAFAVFSVIVARIVGPRRYNRAKLDAYECGIEPTASPLGAGRIPVKYYLTAMLFIIFDIEIVFLYPWAVHFDALGFFGLGAMALFIFNVSVAYAYEWRRGGLSWD; encoded by the coding sequence ATGAATGTCTATGTGCCGATCCTCGTGCTCGGGGCGATTGCGGTCGCGTTCGCGGTGTTCTCCGTGATCGTGGCGAGGATCGTCGGACCGAGACGCTACAACCGTGCCAAGCTCGACGCCTACGAGTGCGGGATCGAGCCGACGGCCTCGCCGCTGGGCGCGGGCCGCATCCCGGTGAAGTACTACCTGACGGCCATGCTGTTCATCATCTTCGACATCGAGATCGTGTTCCTCTACCCGTGGGCCGTTCATTTCGACGCCCTCGGCTTCTTCGGTCTCGGGGCCATGGCCCTGTTCATCTTCAACGTCTCCGTCGCCTACGCGTACGAGTGGCGGCGTGGCGGTCTCAGTTGGGACTGA
- a CDS encoding response regulator transcription factor, with protein sequence MTDATAHTSRPDRLRVLVYSDDASTRQKVVLALGKRPHPDLPELEYVEVATAPVVIREMDAGGIDLAVLDGEAVPAGGMGIAKQLKDELDECPPILVLTGRPDDAWLASWSRAEAAVPHPLDPIRLSEAVIALLRTRLSA encoded by the coding sequence GTGACCGACGCGACCGCCCACACCAGCCGTCCTGATCGGTTGCGTGTCCTCGTCTACAGCGACGACGCGAGCACCCGCCAGAAGGTCGTTCTGGCATTGGGGAAGCGTCCGCACCCCGACCTTCCGGAGCTGGAGTACGTCGAGGTGGCGACGGCGCCCGTGGTGATCCGGGAAATGGATGCCGGCGGTATCGACCTGGCCGTCCTGGACGGGGAGGCGGTGCCCGCGGGCGGGATGGGGATCGCCAAGCAGTTGAAGGACGAGCTCGACGAGTGCCCGCCGATCCTGGTCCTGACCGGGCGTCCCGACGACGCCTGGCTGGCCAGTTGGTCGCGCGCCGAGGCCGCGGTGCCGCATCCGCTCGACCCGATCCGGTTGTCCGAAGCGGTCATAGCGCTGCTCCGCACCCGACTCTCTGCTTAG
- a CDS encoding serine hydrolase domain-containing protein: MTTTSPWPLRRRTVRPPAGMLADRRFGVLVDQFFRLFHDAGQGGGALAVYLHGEPVVDVWAGWASRDTFWQNDTVTLTFSTGKGVASTVLHRLAGRGIIDYDAPVAQYWPEFATAGKDEITVRELLSHRAGLHRVRGLVPGPLSLMDHGLVSGALAAATPDRRRLKAPGYHAVTFGSLVAELTARAAGKHFTDLVRTEIAEPLGVKEFWYEVPPAERSRIARTFPHINPFGVPWGATSFAMARLPGLRNVADAGMPAGFDALVRNPAIHDSVMPGWNGVFSARALARMYGALANGGTVGGAEFLPPDVVAQLSQVQTTARDYVLGIPMNWRLGYHAGMVARRRQPSNTFGHYGLGGSGAFADADTGLSIAFVTNRLGNMLTPIADLRLPKLGSTALAIAERL, from the coding sequence ATGACGACCACATCGCCGTGGCCGTTGAGGCGCCGCACCGTACGGCCACCGGCAGGGATGCTGGCGGACCGGCGATTCGGGGTGCTCGTCGACCAGTTCTTCCGGCTGTTCCACGACGCCGGCCAGGGCGGCGGTGCACTGGCCGTCTACCTCCACGGTGAGCCGGTCGTCGACGTGTGGGCCGGGTGGGCGAGCCGCGACACGTTCTGGCAGAACGACACGGTCACCCTCACGTTCTCCACGGGCAAGGGCGTCGCGTCCACCGTGCTGCACCGTCTCGCGGGACGCGGGATCATCGACTACGACGCGCCGGTGGCGCAGTACTGGCCCGAGTTCGCCACGGCGGGCAAGGACGAGATCACGGTGCGCGAACTGCTGTCGCACCGCGCCGGACTGCACCGCGTCCGCGGGCTCGTTCCCGGACCGCTGAGTCTGATGGACCACGGCCTGGTCAGTGGCGCACTGGCCGCGGCGACCCCGGATCGGCGGCGGCTGAAGGCCCCCGGCTATCACGCCGTGACATTCGGTTCGCTGGTCGCCGAACTGACGGCGCGTGCGGCCGGAAAGCACTTCACCGATTTGGTGCGCACCGAGATCGCCGAACCGCTCGGGGTGAAGGAATTCTGGTACGAGGTGCCGCCGGCCGAGCGGTCCCGGATCGCGAGGACCTTCCCGCACATCAACCCGTTCGGTGTTCCGTGGGGTGCGACGTCGTTCGCGATGGCGCGGCTGCCCGGTCTCCGCAACGTCGCCGACGCCGGCATGCCCGCCGGTTTCGACGCCCTCGTCCGCAACCCCGCGATCCACGACAGCGTGATGCCGGGATGGAACGGCGTGTTCAGTGCCCGCGCGCTCGCGCGCATGTACGGGGCGCTGGCCAACGGCGGAACCGTCGGCGGTGCCGAGTTCCTCCCGCCGGACGTCGTGGCCCAGCTGAGCCAGGTGCAGACCACGGCCCGCGACTACGTTCTGGGCATACCGATGAACTGGCGGCTCGGCTACCACGCGGGAATGGTCGCGCGCCGCAGACAGCCGTCGAATACGTTCGGGCACTACGGGTTGGGTGGGTCGGGCGCGTTCGCCGACGCCGACACCGGGCTGTCGATCGCCTTCGTCACCAACAGGCTCGGCAACATGCTGACCCCCATCGCGGATCTGCGCCTGCCGAAGCTCGGTTCCACGGCGCTCGCCATCGCGGAGAGACTGTAG
- a CDS encoding restriction endonuclease, with amino-acid sequence MLVAMTVHVPQYVDLLWPALQAAIALGGSASNEELDSAVVEREGLSSDVQGVLHGDGPSTEIEYRLAWARTYLKGMGLLTNSRRGVWSVTEKGREVGESEIRPLHAEFSAENRKKNAARKSAKAASRRNDEPDANIAEAENDADWKDLLLDTVLKMSPPAFERLTQRLLREAGFSSASVTGRGGDGDIEGLGVYQLSLLSFPVFFQCKRYSGSVGAGAVRDFRGAMAGRGEKGLLITTGTFTGDARTESKRDGAPPIDLIDGDRLCDLLKEHSLGVQTTTRLVEDVEVRSDYFHSLEPK; translated from the coding sequence ATGCTTGTGGCCATGACTGTTCACGTTCCTCAGTACGTCGACCTCCTCTGGCCAGCGCTTCAGGCTGCCATTGCTCTCGGTGGTTCGGCGTCCAACGAGGAGCTCGACAGCGCAGTCGTTGAGCGAGAAGGTCTTTCGTCCGATGTGCAGGGCGTGCTGCACGGTGACGGCCCGAGCACCGAGATCGAGTACCGGCTGGCGTGGGCGCGCACCTACCTCAAGGGGATGGGTCTGCTCACCAACAGCCGCCGCGGGGTGTGGAGTGTGACGGAGAAGGGCCGCGAGGTCGGCGAGAGCGAGATCCGCCCGTTGCATGCCGAGTTCTCCGCCGAGAACCGCAAGAAGAATGCCGCGCGCAAGTCGGCGAAGGCGGCATCCCGGAGAAACGACGAACCGGACGCCAACATCGCCGAGGCCGAGAACGACGCGGACTGGAAGGACCTGCTGCTCGACACGGTCCTGAAGATGTCGCCGCCTGCATTCGAGCGGCTGACCCAGCGGTTGCTGCGAGAGGCCGGATTCTCGAGTGCGTCCGTCACCGGCCGCGGCGGTGACGGGGACATCGAGGGCCTCGGCGTGTACCAGTTGTCGCTGCTCAGTTTCCCCGTGTTCTTCCAGTGCAAGCGCTACAGCGGCAGTGTCGGGGCCGGGGCCGTGCGCGATTTCCGTGGCGCGATGGCGGGTCGCGGCGAGAAGGGTCTGCTCATCACGACCGGGACCTTCACCGGTGACGCCCGCACGGAGTCCAAGCGGGACGGTGCCCCGCCGATCGACCTGATCGACGGCGACCGGCTGTGCGACCTGTTGAAGGAGCATTCACTGGGTGTCCAGACCACCACGCGTCTCGTCGAGGACGTCGAGGTCAGGTCCGATTACTTCCACTCCCTCGAGCCGAAATGA
- a CDS encoding chloride channel protein, whose translation MIRVASGSRALRSIGASAGTWIRTAGYTRKWLVLGVVIGIVAGLGAVVFYVALSEATQLLIVDIGGYHPPTAAGDGGAGGSREFTRPWAIPLVVCLGGLVSGILVFTLAPEAEGHGTDAAIEAVHRDPRMIRVRVVLVKLVASAITIGSGGSGGREGPTAQISAGFGSLLARRLDLSPRDGRIAVAIGIGSGIGAIFGAPLGGAVLCCTIPYKEDFDFEVLVPALVTSIVSYTVFGSFLGFGPLFGYAAQDYVFDTPAQLLWFALIGVLGGLIGLLYSGTFYTAVDLTHRLPGSRVVKPAVGGLLVGLMALVLPEVLGSGYGWIQQSMARDDLAAIPLWVVLLLPFAKILATSLSIGSGGSGGIFGPGMVIGAFTGAAVWRLLEPIAPGVPDNPAPFVIVGMMACFGSIARAPLAVMLMVAEMTGSIGVLVPGMIAVGLSYLIVRLSGKTIYRAQLENRAEARLAQGSPG comes from the coding sequence GTGATCCGGGTGGCGTCCGGGTCGCGGGCTCTGCGGTCGATCGGGGCGTCCGCCGGAACCTGGATCCGCACCGCGGGCTACACCCGCAAATGGCTGGTCCTCGGTGTCGTGATCGGCATCGTCGCCGGGCTCGGCGCGGTCGTGTTCTACGTCGCGCTGTCGGAGGCGACGCAACTGCTGATCGTCGACATCGGCGGCTACCACCCGCCGACCGCGGCCGGGGACGGCGGTGCGGGCGGCAGCAGGGAGTTCACGAGACCGTGGGCGATTCCGCTCGTGGTGTGCCTGGGCGGTCTGGTGTCGGGCATCCTCGTGTTCACCCTGGCACCCGAGGCCGAGGGGCACGGCACCGACGCGGCGATCGAGGCCGTGCACCGGGACCCCCGCATGATCCGCGTCCGCGTCGTGCTGGTGAAGCTGGTCGCGTCGGCGATCACGATCGGATCCGGCGGGTCCGGCGGACGGGAGGGCCCCACCGCGCAGATCTCGGCGGGTTTCGGATCGCTCCTCGCCCGCAGACTGGACCTGTCCCCGCGGGACGGACGCATCGCCGTGGCGATCGGCATCGGCTCCGGGATCGGCGCCATCTTCGGCGCCCCACTCGGCGGCGCGGTGCTGTGCTGCACGATCCCGTACAAGGAGGACTTCGACTTCGAGGTGCTCGTGCCGGCGCTGGTCACGTCGATCGTCAGCTACACCGTGTTCGGCAGCTTCCTCGGATTCGGCCCGCTGTTCGGGTACGCCGCCCAGGACTACGTCTTCGACACCCCGGCGCAACTGTTGTGGTTCGCGCTCATCGGTGTGCTCGGCGGCCTGATCGGATTGCTGTACAGCGGGACGTTCTACACCGCCGTCGATCTCACCCACCGCCTACCGGGCAGCCGGGTCGTCAAGCCTGCGGTCGGCGGGCTGCTCGTCGGACTGATGGCGCTGGTGCTGCCGGAGGTGCTGGGCAGCGGATACGGGTGGATCCAGCAGTCGATGGCCCGCGACGACCTCGCGGCCATCCCGCTGTGGGTGGTGTTGTTGCTGCCGTTCGCGAAGATCCTCGCGACGTCGCTGTCCATCGGATCGGGCGGATCGGGCGGCATCTTCGGGCCGGGCATGGTGATCGGGGCCTTCACCGGCGCCGCGGTGTGGCGACTGCTGGAACCGATCGCGCCGGGCGTCCCCGACAATCCGGCGCCCTTCGTCATCGTCGGCATGATGGCGTGTTTCGGGAGCATCGCCCGCGCCCCGCTCGCGGTGATGCTGATGGTTGCGGAGATGACGGGAAGCATCGGAGTGCTCGTGCCGGGGATGATCGCCGTCGGGCTCTCCTACCTCATCGTGCGCCTGTCGGGGAAGACGATCTACCGCGCACAGCTCGAGAACCGGGCGGAGGCTCGGCTCGCCCAGGGTTCGCCGGGGTGA